A region from the Aegilops tauschii subsp. strangulata cultivar AL8/78 chromosome 5, Aet v6.0, whole genome shotgun sequence genome encodes:
- the LOC109775371 gene encoding monothiol glutaredoxin-S7, chloroplastic, which translates to MAAAAPSATALAGAALPLPLSARPQPARFSVALPRTAPPPPALRLRSVRRLAAAEGGTPGMKETLDKVVSAHKVVLFMKGTKDFPQCGFSHTVVQILRSLDVPFETLDVLANDALRQGLKDYSSWPTFPQLYIDGEFFGGCDITLEAYKSGELQETLEKAMCS; encoded by the exons atggccgccgccgccccctccgccACGGCGCTCGCCGGCGCAGCCCTCCCGCTCCCCCTCTCCGCGCGACCTCAACCCGCTCGGTTCTCCGTGGCGCTCCCCCGGACGGCCCCTCCTCCCCCGGCCCTGCGGCTCCGGTCGGTCCGGcgcctggcggcggcggaggggggAACGCCCGGCATGAAGGAGACGCTGGACAAGGTGGTGTCGGCGCACAAGGTGGTGCTGTTCATGAAGGGGACCAAGGACTTCCCGCAGTGCGGCTTCTCCCACACCGTGGTGCAGATCCTGCGCTCCCTCGACGTGCCCTTCGAGACGCTCGACGTGCTCGCCAACGACGCCCTCCGCCAGGGGCTCAAGGACTACTCCAGCTGGCCCACCTTCCCGCAGCTCTACATCGACGGCGAGTTCTTCGGCGGCTGCGACATCACCCTAG AAGCATACAAGAGCGGAGAACTGCAGGAGACACTAGAGAAAGCAATGTGCTCTTAG
- the LOC109775370 gene encoding elongation factor Tu, mitochondrial, which translates to MAAAAVLRGGSRRVLAYPALRAAVISGPAALPDVPQPPPPSPLAAGLWARSMATFTRTKPHVNVGTIGHVDHGKTTLTAAITKVLSEAGSAKAVAFDEIDKAPEEKARGITISTAHVEYETAKRHYAHVDCPGHADYVKNMITGAAQMDGGILVVSAPDGPMPQTKEHILLARQVGVPSLVCFLNKVDAVEDEELLELVEMELRELLSFYKFPGDDIPIIRGSALSALNGTNEEIGKNAILKLMDAVDSYIPDPVRVLDKSFLMPIEGIFSIQGRGTVVTGRIEQGVIKTGEDVEVIGLTESGPVKTTVTGVEMFKKMMDHGEAGDNVGLLLRGLKRGDVERGQVVCKPGTVKTYKKFEAEIYVLTKDEGGRHTAFFSNYSPQFYFRTADICGKIELPPDVKMVMPGDNVTAIFELMLPVPLEPGLRFALREGGRTVGAGVVAKVMS; encoded by the exons atgGCCGCCGCCGCAGTGCTCCGGGGCGGCTCCCGCCGCGTCCTCGCCTACCcggccctccgcgccgccgtgaTCTCCGGCCCCGCCGCGCTCCCCGACGTgccccagccgccgccgccgtcgccgctggCCGCTGGCCTATGGGCGAGGTCCATGGCCACCTTCACCCGCAC GAAGCCCCACGTCAACGTCGGCACCATCGGCCACGTCGACCACGGCAAGACCACCCTCACCGCCGCCATCACCAAG GTGCTGTCGGAGGCCGGGAGCGCGAAGGCGGTGGCGTTCGACGAGATCGACAAGGCCCCGGAGGAGAAAGCCAGAGGAATCACCATCTCAACG GCTCATGTCGAGTATGAGACCGCTAAGAGGCACTATGCTCATGTGGACTGTCCAGGCCACGCCGATTACGTCAAG AACATGATCACCGGTGCTGCTCAAATGGATGGTGGTATTCTTGTCGTGTCAGCTCCTGATGGCCCCATGCCACAAACAAAGGAGCATATTCTTCTAGCTCGACAG GTTGGTGTGCCATCACTTGTTTGCTTCTTGAACAAAGTTGATGCTGTTGAAGATGAAGAGCTACTAGAACTTGTGGAGATGGAGCTTCGAG AGCTCCTCAGTTTCTACAAGTTCCCAGGCGATGATATTCCTATCATCCGTGGATCTGCCTTGTCAGCCTTGAATGGAACAAATGAGGAGATTGGAAAGAATGCTATTTTGAAACTGATGGATGCTGTCGATTCTTACATCCCTGATCCTGTGAGGGTGCTTGATAAGTCTTTCTTGATGCCAATTGAAGGCATTTTCTCAATCCAG GGTCGTGGTACTGTTGTGACTGGACGTATTGAACAGGGGGTAATTAAAACTGGTGAGGATGTTGAGGTCATAGGTTTGACGGAG AGTGGTCCTGTGAAGACTACAGTTACTGGTGTTGAGATGTTCAAAAAGATGATGGATCATGGAGAG GCTGGTGACAATGTTGGTCTTCTTCTCCGTGGTCTTAAGCGTGGTGATGTCGAGCGTGGCCAG GTGGTTTGCAAACCCGGTACTGTGAAGACCTACAAAAAGTTTGAGGCGGAAATTTACGTCCTTACCAAGGATGAAGGTGGTCGCCACACTGCATTCTTCTCGAATTACAGCCCACAATTCTACTTCAGGACAGCTGATATCTGTGGGAAAATCGAGTTGCCTCCGGACGTGAAGATGGTTATGCCTGGTGACAACGTAACCGCAATCTTTGAGTTGATGTTGCCTGTTCCGCTCGAACCAG GTCTAAGATTCGCGCTGAGGGAAGGAGGGAGGACCGTCGGCGCCGGAGTTGTCGCCAAAGTCATGAGCTAA